TCGGGAACATCTACAGCACATTTTGACCAGTCAGCTTCCCACTGAGGAACTTGTACCCACATCACAGATGCTAATAAAAAAGAAAAAATAAAATTCATAATTATCATTTAGCAAAATTTTGAAAGATTTTTTTCACATTCTTTCTTTCTTTTCTTCCAGTAATTCTCAAGTATTTGATATTTATGCTTATTTTTGAATTTACTTAAATGAATATTCTTCTGATTAAGAACTGAAGTATTTTTGATTTGCATGACTTAAGACTGTCTATGTAAGACATATTTAAGACACTTTATAGATTTTTTGAAGTGAATTTATACTTAATTTTTGTCTTACTTTTGTGTAGGTAAGTATTTTTCTGGATTATTTTCAATATAAGTAAGCGAATAATTGACAACACCTACTATTACTGAAAAAAGAGCAATTGCCGAAATAATAAAAATGATTTTTTTATAAATGCTTTTCATCAATTTTTTATGTTTTTGATTATTTTTTTCATCAACGCGCAATTTTTCTGAAAGATTTAAATAATTAGTAATTTATACTGTAGCCTTTTAAATTACCTTCAGAGTAGATTAAATACATCAGAAACTCCTCACACACTTTTTTCTGATAACTTTAAAAGTACTCCGACCTCGATGTTTGAGTACTTTTTATATTTTTTGCCATGTGACAGTTAAGATAGAGGTCTATTAATCATTACATATTTTGAATTTAGGTGTGATATTAGTATTGTGTGTAGGAGGAATTGATTTATTTCAGTGGAAACAAGGAAACACTTGATATAAATCAATTTTAAAAGATCTCTCTCTGAGAGGTCTTTTTTTTTTGGGATTATTAGAAATATATATTAAATTCTGACTATAAAAACATATATGCTTTCTTCCAAAATAATTAGCTCGTCATTACAAATTAGTAATTTAATTCGTTAGATTACGAGTTGTTAAATTCTTCTTTTAATGCAAATACTTTTTTTAGCAATTTTAATTTGTTCAAGCTTTTTATTCCCCTCTTCATCATTTGCCTCACATATAGAACTAAAACCTTGTGTAGAGATTGCTCATTGTGTACGAGAAGAATGGGAGGTAAACAATATTGAGAAACCTTTTGAAGAGATTAAAGCATTTATCGAAAACACTCCAAGAACTGAGATTGTTGAAATTGATGGCGATTATCTTCATGCTGAGGCAACCAGTAAATGGATGAAGTACGTAGACGACTTAGAAGTATCCTTTCTACCTGAATCAAACATCTTATCAATAAGATCAGAATCAAGAGTTGGAGAAAGTGATTTGGGCGTGAATCAAAAAAGAGTTGATTTACTAAAATCGAAAATGTTTTAAAATAAAGAGTAAAAAAAAATAATTTTTTTATTGTTTTTTGTATAACTTTTCCATTTAAAAAAAAAATTAGCAGATAAAAAAGTGATAATTGTCATCATGCCTTGATAATGGCAAATTTATTAGATTTTCTCTAAAAAGATGATCATAAATTTTATATATTTATTGTTATTTAGTTTTGTTTTTTTCTGGTTTTATATAAACATAAAAAAAAATGGACTTAAATGGATAATCAAAGGTCTTTTTCAAATTGGAATATTGGTATTATTCATTGGAGGGTTTTTCAAAATATTTTTCACCTTACCCCCTAATTTATTTATAAAAATATTTTTTCTTATTATTTATACATGGTGCACTATTGGAATAAATGTTAATTTCATGATCCCTTTGATTAGTTTGATTGACCAAAAAATAATGAAAAAATAAAACTAAAATTTGCCTTAATTCTTAGTACAAAAATAAATCTATTTAGTTAATCTGCAATATTAAAATTTATAAGATTTATTTTTTTCCTTTTGAAAGTCTTTTTCTTGTATACCTAGTCTTTAATGCCAAGTCTGTCATTACATATATTCCAAATAAAAGAATGAATATTCCAATAAAGTATTTCATTATTTTTTATGTAATTACTATGTTTGAGATTTATTCATTATGCCAACTAATTTTAATATCTATTTCTTGAGATAAATTTCTTGTAACTGGACATTCTTTGGATGCTTTTTTCAAAAAATCAATAGTTTCATTAGAAGTGCTCACTGGTATAAAAATATCTATTATTAGTTCTTTTATCTTCCTCTCGCTATTTTGTGTCATTACTTTTTCAATATTTAAGTATATACCTTTCAAATCAAATCCTTTTGATTTAGCTTTGATTGCCATAATGGTTAGCAGGCAAGTACCTAGAGATGTTGCTAATAAATCAGTTGGGGAAAAACTTTCACCTTTACCGCAGTGATCTAAAGGTGCATCAGTTCTAATAAGACATCCAGATTGTAGATGAATAGCCTCACAGTTTAAATTTCCTAAATAAGAACATTTAACTTTGGTCATTTTAAAAAATTAAATTAGGAAAATATTATTAATAAAAAATTGTGGAACATAACAAGATTATTGATGAGAAATTTTTTATTTGCATATTAGTGGAGTATTAAGGAAATTCATCATTCAAGTTTTGAAATCAGTTTTTATATCCATATTCCTCTAAGCAATACTTAATTAATTCAATTGATTTATTAAGAGTTCTTTTATTTTTATTTTCTAGATCGAAGCATTCATTTAGAACACGTATAGATTCATTTAAAAATGATTCTTCTTTATTTTTTAAATCTTTAACTTGATTTATATAAATTAATTTTTTAATCCCAATAAGGGAAAATATGATTATTAATATTGCAAAAATTGCTATTTTGAATTTATTCATACAATTAGTTATTACAAATATTTTAATTTATTTAATATCTAAAGACTTTACATAGCTTATAGAACTAAGTAATTACATATGTAGCTGCTGTTATTGCTATAGCAGTAATTGAAATGAAGATGTACGGAACAACCTTTAAAGGTATATATAGATTATTTTTAGACATAACAAGAATCTTTATAAAAATTCTTACATTCTCTTTAAACTTTATTAGTCTTCAAATATACAAATTAATTTACTTTGCAAAAATTCAATTCTTTTAAAAGATTAAAAAATTTATATTCATTGAATTTTCATTAAATAAAGTATTTCTAAATCCTGTCTTGAGTCAGATATTTTTCTTTTTAAAAAGATTAATTCTTCTTGGCTCATTTTTGATTCTTTTATCATCATTTCTGCTTGTTCAATAGCATGTTCTATATTTCTAATTTTAATTTCTCTTATTGAGGGATCATCTTTACATGCTTTTTTAGTATTCGCATCTAACATATGTACTAAAAAAAATTACCTTGAATTTAATCTAATTTAAAACTTCATTATCCTACAACCGCAAACTTAATCAAAATAAATTATTATATTCAAATAAGAACTTTAACCTTAGCTAACCCTCTCTTCAATCGATCGAGTGGGTTTTTTTTATGGTGTAATATACTCCTAGCATTTAATACTAATTTGGAAGATTCAAAACTTAATCCTGAGGAAAATAATTCAATCGAATCGTCCCCCAATTTGAATGAAGAAAATAAAGATCTTAATGAGGGGATTAAAAAAGAAGAAAATGTTAAAGCATTTACAGAATTTCTAGAGAAAGCAAGTAGTCAAGATTCTTCAGAAGAAAAAGTAAGACTTGATTCTGAGCAACAAAATCCAAAAATTGACAAATCACTTTTTAAAAGATTTCTTAATAATGGATTTGATGGAATTTCAACAAATCCAAACTATAAAATGTTGGCATTATTAATAATCCTTTTAATTAATTTGTCTCTATTTTTTGTAATTGGCAATATGGGTAAAGCGTTTTTAAGAAATGCTGGAATTATGGGTTAGAAATTATTTATTTCTTTTTGGATAATCATCTTTACAATTTTGATTCTTCAAATGAAACTGTGATATTTTCTTGTCAAATTAATATTTAAATAAAATTTGGATAATAAAGAGCCAGAAAATCCAGTCGTTTATCTTTCTAATTTAGTCAAGAAATTAGATGTAAAAAACAGAAATGGTTTAGTAGCATTAGCAATAGTAAACCTTTTAGTAATACTTTTATTTAAATTTTATTTGAAAGGATCTGGATTATTATCTTGAATTTGCCTGCTGGTATTATTATTCAGCATTCTCAAATTGCTTTGCTAATCTAAATGCCTTCTTAATTATTAGAAAGCCACCATATGCTCCTGCCAGTAAAGGTAATACTATTAGAGGGTTAGGGGAATAATCTGAATAATTTTTCACACCCTCAACATATTCATAACCTGAACATTTAAGAATGATAAAGCTAAAAAATGTGATACTCCAACCAATGATTGATAAAAATCCACCTTTTTTATCTCCTTCATAAAATCTGTCTAGACCTAAGCCCCAACCTCCTATTAGGAATATTCCTCTAACAACTGAATTTTTTTCTTGATTTCTAAGCATAATAAAAAAATGTTCATTATGTACGTAACCTATTTGTATTTAAGATGTGAGATGTTTTTATTAATTAATCTTTAAAATAAATTTTTAATGGTTTTTTCTATAAATTACAAAATTATTATTCAGTGTTTTAATTAATCATTAGAGATTGTATTTGAATTCAACAAGGAAATTGAAGGCCTAATATAAATAAAAATAGACCCATACATATCCTGCATAATTCTCATTTCATCGTCTAGATATACAATTGAGACTTGGCAATTTGGCGATTCTTTATTCCAAGGTAACTTATTCCATACCTCTTTAACTGGATACCATCTATCCATAAGTAATTCACTAAATAATGGAATCTTATTAAGTCCATCAACTTTGGAAACTTTTGTCTTTTGTAAATTCATATCAAGTAAATTATTTCTTAAAACTAAATCACTTGCTAGGGTTATTACTCTTCCACCAAAAGTAGGCAATAGTTTGAACCAACCTAAGATAGGAATAGTTGTAAGCCCAAATATTGTAGTGTCAAAAGTAGATATAAATTCTTTTTTTTCAAAATCAATCTTTTGAGCAATTCTCCCAATAGTTGAAATGCCAAAGGATCCTACTTGCAATTGATGTAATTTAAAAAAAAGATTACTTTTAGATTCATCATTTAATGCCTTTTCAATAGCAAGGAAGAAAGGGGAACTTCGAAATAATTCAACATTAGAAAAAATCAATTCCCACTCTCCAGACAATAATTTTTCTGATATTTCAAAACTAAAGTCTTTAAGAGCATCAATCAATTCATTCATTTCATTAGCTTTTTCCTCATACATAGGAGAAATTAATTTATTTAATCTTTGCCCCCTATCTGTAACAGCAGATATTTTATAAATATTTGACTTTATCTCTCCAATTTCTTTCATAACTCCAACACAAGAAATACTAATTAATCTTAGGAATTTAATTTGATGTTGATGGCAATTTTAATAATGCTGGTAATAAAATCAATTAATATTCTCCCCACCTTTTACCAATATCAAAACCCCATTCAGTGGTTAATTTAATTACTTCATCATGATTCTTGCATTTTGAAAGGGATAACTTTTTACTAGGATTATTTTTTATTAGCTCAGCAATTTGATTAAGTTGCTCTATTTTTTTTAGAAAATTACTTAGATCTTTATCTGACATTTATCTAGGAAGTAAATTTTTGATCATAAGTAAATATGTAATAAAGAACCCAGGCAACACCAATAATAAGAATTGCAATCATTATATTTACTGACCAAACTACTTCTATCATGTAATTTTTATATATATTTTTAATATATCCAAAATTTAAATTAATTTAACCGTTAATAATTTAAATCTAGAACAATACACTACTACTACTAGGTATATAGAATAGTCATAAATAGTTTAAAAATTATGGGAGAAGCTAAGAGAAGGGAAGAGTTAGGCTTACCACCTAGAGAAAAGAAAAAGGAAAAACAAACATCAAAAAATCAACTAAACAAAATTTTAAATAAATATCCTTATTTACCCTTCATTTTAGGTTTTTCATTATTAGCAATATTAATTATCGATTTAGTTAATTACTACAAATAGATATATAAAAAAGGGGATACTTTAGAAGAAGAGAAGATTATCTTCGCAATTGCGAAATTATTTTTCCATAATAAAAATAAAACTCATGAAACCGATTAACACTTCATGCGCCTTAATTTTAGGGGTACTAACTTTGTTTTCAATATCTAATGCAAATGCAGGTGGCTGCAGTTCTCATACTGAGAAGAAGGCAGAAATTGAATGCTTGTCTGATGATAAAAAATGTATAGAAGCGAAAGAAAGAGAATCACTATACAAAGTTGAGGCCTAAATGTTTGATAATCTTGGAACTGCTCTAGTACAGGCATTAGGCTTCTTTGCTGTGTTTGGTTTTTTTGTATATCAAACTTTATTTGCAGATAGCAAACCCAAAAATTCAAAATCAAATCCTAAAAAAACAAAGATTTCCGACAAAAAAGAATCAATTAAGAAAGAACCTAAAAAAGGTTTATTTAACAGAAAATCTAAACCTGTTGAAGAGAATTTGACAGTCCAAAAAAAGGGATTATTTGGTAGAAAAAAAGAAGTTATTAAAGAAGAGATTAAACCAAAGAAAAAAGGTTGGTTTAAATAGGTAAAGGTACTTAAACTCTTTTTTGATATCTTTTATACAAAAAATATTTTTAGTAACTTTATAATTTATAGAAGGTAATATTGAAAATGAATCATAGAGAAATCACAAAAAAATATAGCGAGTTACTTAATAAGGCTGAGTTTGCTACTGGACGTAAGGAAGTTGTAGGTCTTTTAAAAAAAGCTGCCAAATTGAAATCTCAGATTGAAATCAATTATTAGATCTTAAGATTAGTTTAATTCTAAATGTAAAAAATTTTTTTAAATAAGTTTTTACATGAGATAATCTGCATAGATTATTTTTCTTATGAATAAAAAAGGTTATACAACCGAAAGCGGTGGTAGACAAAATGGTTTTGCAATTGAACCAGAAATTAACCCCATATCAGAAGGCGAATCAAAGAAATCCATATTTTTATTTATTGGAATATTATTACCTTTTCTAATAGGCGGTTTTTATTATTTAAGGACTCTGAATATATTCTGATATTTTATAAGCCATTTTTAGCAATATATTCTTCTGAGCTAACTATATCTTGCATTAAGCTCTCTGATGAAGGATTAAATCCATTTTGCTCTAAAAAAGATTTAACCTTTTCAAATTTTTGTTGAATTTTTTTTGTGTATGGAGTTGTCATCAAATAATCGTCCTTTTCTGTTGAATAGTTCATTTCATTAACGGATTACTTTTACAATTAAATTTTGCAAAATATGCTATTGCCAGTGAAGTTATAAATATTACATAAATAATTTAATAGTAATAAATACTTATAAAATGTTTGTGTTAAATCGTTATTGGTTGATTTTTTAAAGAGTACTTATAGTAACTAGTTCCATTAAATCTCTGGACTGCAGATATTTTTGAAATACTTCAGAATAAAATGCCTTTTTAGCAGCAAATTTTGATTCGAATTCAATTACTAATCCAAGCTGCCCTCCATCCCATTCATTTGAAGTTGATTCTTGTATTAAATCTCTTTTTACTATTACTCCTCCCACAGATTTAATCCAAGGCAATACTGTCCTTATATATTCCAGAAATAAATCAGCATTAGGAATTGAAATTTTCTTTAACCAATAGCTTTTTGTCATCAAATCAACATATTCTGGGTAGAATATAGCACATGGAGGTAAGTATTTATCCTTAGCTATATATTCCAGCGTTTTTTAAATGGAAACAGAAAATGATTTATTAAATTTACTTCTTAAATCACCAAATTCAGATAAGATTCAATCTATTGCCGAACAACTTGAAATTGATCATAATTTTTCCTTTAGTAAAGATAGAAATGATTTACAGGGTGTTTGGGAGCTTAGGTGGAGTAGTTCTAACAGTCCTTTTTTAAAATATTCTCCTTTTATTGATAACCTTCAAATTCTTGATCCCTTTAATTTAAATGGTCTTAATTTACTTAAACCTAAAGGAATAAAATCAATTATTGGTACTGGTATTTTAATAAGACTTAATTACATAAATGAAAAAAAAATTGGGGTCAAATTTACACATGCTGGTGTTATAGGCCCTAAATTTGGAAGAAAAAATATAAATGCTATGAAAGAAATAAATAATGAACAATTAGGGTGGTTAGAGATAACTTATTTAAGTAATAAACTTAGAATCTGTAGAGGTGATAAAGGAACTTTATTTGTTTTAAGAAAAATAAATTCACCGACTTTATTCAAGAATTTCAAGGAATTTATTAAAATCTATTAAAATAAAAATTAATTCTTTATCCAAATAGACTTTAATACGAAATAAATTGGTAAATATTTAAATGATTCTTTGGGTATTTCATAACTAAAAAATTTTAATGCTTCTTCTAACCAGTAACCAATATCAAATCCTAAAAGAATTTTTTCTACAACAAACCAAAATTCTTTATCAAATATAATTCTGAAGTTTAAGTAAATATATTCCCAATGAAAGGTATTCCAATATTGGGTTAAAAATGAGGATAAAATAAGCCAAAGTGATATAAATAGAAAACTTTTAAGAAATTTATAAAATTTTTTCATATACCAGCAACGGTCTTATTTAATTTCAAATATCCCTTATTATTATTTAAATAAAATTTTATTTCCATTAAATATATTCAAAAAAATATAAAAATATTGAGAAAGTAGTAAATTTTCGTGGCATTAATAATCTATTCTTCTTTTTTTAGATTCTGTGCCTTTAGATTTTTATTCTTAAGAAAAAATCCTAAAAACAGAAAAGCAAAATATATTAGTAAACTTATGCCAAAAATTAAAACTAACCTTGAAATATCCATAAATGATTTTTTTTTATAAATTACAGCATTTTTTACAAAGTTTTATCTATGGTAATGATTTTTCATTTATCACGATAACGAGCTTCAATTATTAAGCTAATAATATTATTTAAATCATATGCAAGTAGCTTTTGCCTGGAGCCTTTGTCTATCAGTTGGTGTTGTTTTATTTTCAATTATTCCATTAACTATAGGGAGAGTTAAAGCGGGATATTCTGTTGAAAATATGTCTGCTCCAAGGGCTTTATTTGATGAATTACCGTCTTTTGGAAAAAGAGCAGTTTGGTGTCATCAAAATTGTTGGGAAAGTATTTCCCTACATGCGCCCGCATGTCTTCTTTGTTTGATTACTTTAACTGACTCTAATATTGCAATAATTGCAGCATTGATTCATCCTATTTTTCGTTTTTTATATATTGGTGCATATGTATTTAATATCCCTACAGCTAGAGGTTTAATGTGGGCCTCAGGAATTTTTACAACACTTTTGCTTTACAAAGAGAGCTTAACTCAATTTATATAAACTATTTAAACAATAAACTTTTCTAAATCTTTTAATTGATATTCATTGATTAGTTCCACTTTATTTGATTTTGCTAGTTGATGAGCAGACTTCGTAAAGCCAGATTTTGACACTATTATTGCATGTGTACCTTTCCAAAATAATTTACCAGCTGAAATTTCCTGAACTGCTTTATTTCCAATGGCTTTTTCATGATCTTTGCATTGTATACATATTCTCAAATCATTTATTGACGCAATTAAGTCAACCCCTTGATCTCCTGTATTAGGTGTTTCTTTTACTTCCCAACCATTTTGTTTGAGAATTTCCATACAATGATTTTCAAATCTAATACCTTTTTTGTAGTTTCCCTTGTTTTTACTTGAGTAGTTTTTTTCTATTAAGTTTAAGCATGATTTCTCTATTTGACTTGCTATGAAAACAAACCAATCTTCAGTCTCGAGCTTTCTAATAGATCCAACTATCTCATC
The Prochlorococcus marinus CUG1433 genome window above contains:
- a CDS encoding DUF1330 domain-containing protein, with product MTKSYWLKKISIPNADLFLEYIRTVLPWIKSVGGVIVKRDLIQESTSNEWDGGQLGLVIEFESKFAAKKAFYSEVFQKYLQSRDLMELVTISTL
- a CDS encoding MAPEG family protein, whose translation is MQVAFAWSLCLSVGVVLFSIIPLTIGRVKAGYSVENMSAPRALFDELPSFGKRAVWCHQNCWESISLHAPACLLCLITLTDSNIAIIAALIHPIFRFLYIGAYVFNIPTARGLMWASGIFTTLLLYKESLTQFI
- a CDS encoding pilus assembly protein; amino-acid sequence: MKEIGEIKSNIYKISAVTDRGQRLNKLISPMYEEKANEMNELIDALKDFSFEISEKLLSGEWELIFSNVELFRSSPFFLAIEKALNDESKSNLFFKLHQLQVGSFGISTIGRIAQKIDFEKKEFISTFDTTIFGLTTIPILGWFKLLPTFGGRVITLASDLVLRNNLLDMNLQKTKVSKVDGLNKIPLFSELLMDRWYPVKEVWNKLPWNKESPNCQVSIVYLDDEMRIMQDMYGSIFIYIRPSISLLNSNTISND
- a CDS encoding Nif11 family protein, with the protein product MSDKDLSNFLKKIEQLNQIAELIKNNPSKKLSLSKCKNHDEVIKLTTEWGFDIGKRWGEY
- a CDS encoding OsmC family protein; the encoded protein is MTKVKCSYLGNLNCEAIHLQSGCLIRTDAPLDHCGKGESFSPTDLLATSLGTCLLTIMAIKAKSKGFDLKGIYLNIEKVMTQNSERKIKELIIDIFIPVSTSNETIDFLKKASKECPVTRNLSQEIDIKISWHNE
- a CDS encoding DUF1499 domain-containing protein, which codes for MQILFLAILICSSFLFPSSSFASHIELKPCVEIAHCVREEWEVNNIEKPFEEIKAFIENTPRTEIVEIDGDYLHAEATSKWMKYVDDLEVSFLPESNILSIRSESRVGESDLGVNQKRVDLLKSKMF
- a CDS encoding restriction endonuclease codes for the protein MKIFFILIIFIIFLIFIIVRDYQIKKKKLKLNNALNSNFFIQTINNLIDENKYNLLEERIRLREIDAYGNEDFKKWIGNPPLDEKAIEKNIFNGSKRFKEGIPYFWEKVILKKFGSMELFFEKWRSYCNENPTIDDEIVGSIRKLETEDWFVFIASQIEKSCLNLIEKNYSSKNKGNYKKGIRFENHCMEILKQNGWEVKETPNTGDQGVDLIASINDLRICIQCKDHEKAIGNKAVQEISAGKLFWKGTHAIIVSKSGFTKSAHQLAKSNKVELINEYQLKDLEKFIV